One genomic segment of Mytilus galloprovincialis chromosome 5, xbMytGall1.hap1.1, whole genome shotgun sequence includes these proteins:
- the LOC143074305 gene encoding uncharacterized protein LOC143074305 produces MKCKITLSLICIFFLIIPSVYPKDATLKQIKQATAVLEAISGKDIAKYLKIKDVDLKGGSYIKNIKITHFDNPRISIKGDWKNNIVVEASNIGLGVTADWRVKKRILFIKYQESGTLRASVSNVSFKVTLSTSTFSVAKCSESIGSFKVKLKGKLLAWIVKTFVNVDKLLKRKLKGQICKAISKEINKHSAKISRIIQG; encoded by the exons ATGAAGTGTAAAATAACACTTTCgctgatatgtattttttttctaataattccGAGTGTTTATCCTAAGGACGCCACattgaaacaaattaaacaag CCACGGCTGTTTTGGAAGCAATTTCAGGCAAAGACATCgccaaatatctaaaaataaaagatGTGGATTTGAAAGGAGGATCGTATATCAAAAA TATAAAGATAACCCATTTTGACAATCCAAGAATATCGATCAAAGGGGATTGGAAGAACAATATAGTTGTCGAAGCATCCAACATTGGACTCGGAGTGACAGCTGACTGGCGGGTCAAAAA gcgtattttatttataaaatatcagGAGTCTGGTACTTTAAGAGCTTCTGTTTCAAATGTGTCGTTCAAGGTGACCTTAA GCACGAGCACATTTAGTGTTGCGAAATGTTCTGAATCTATTGGTTCCTTCAAAGTCAAACTAAAAGGCAAACTTCTGGCATGGATTGTAAAAACATTTGTAAATGTTGACAAACTATTAAAGCGGAAACTTAAAGGACAG ATATGCAAGGCCATTAGTAAAGAGATCAATAAGCATTCAGCAAAAATTTCAAGAATAATTCAAGGATAA